In the genome of Deinococcus sp. YIM 134068, one region contains:
- a CDS encoding 1,4-alpha-glucan branching enzyme yields MNNLLPPGVLPLDHGHLQKLATADLVRPDHLLGAHPVTQDGVEGVRFAVWAPNAQHVSVVGDFNGWNGFDNAMERLDFGYWGAFVPAARHGQRYKFRVTGADGRTVDKMDPYGSFFEVRPLTASIVWDQPFTWTDHTWMQERRAGYDRPISVYEVHVESWARREDGWFLNYRDLAHRLAEYVGYLGYTHVELMGVMEHPFDGSWGYQVTGYYAPTSRMGSPEDFKYLVNHLHEKGIGVYLDWVPGHFPTDEVGLAHYDGGPLFEYADPRKGFHNDWNTYIFDYGRNEVVMFLIGSALKWLQDFHIDGLRVDAVASMLYLDFSRTEWVPNIHGGRENLEAIAFLKRLNEVTHHMAPGSVTIAEESTAFSGVTTPTPHGLGFDYKWAMGWMNDTLRYFEEDPLWRKYHHHALTFFNVYRATENYVLAISHDEVVHLKKSMIMKMPGDWYAQRANYRAFLAMMWTTPGKKLLFMGQEFAQPTEWNHEGQLPWHLADVPDHRGILNLVRRLNELYVGRPDWHTGDVGSEGQVWVSGDDADNSVYAYIRRDPQGTAWSLVVANLTPVYRDLYPVGVPQAGEYRMLLSTDDGEYGGFGTQQPDLTTKEQGWNGQPYHLRLNLPPTSVLVLEPVGKTEEVPTEGQTKGQTPEPQAREEVADPELKETSPPVTPPTGDDR; encoded by the coding sequence ATGAACAACCTGCTCCCGCCGGGTGTGCTGCCCCTCGACCACGGCCATCTGCAAAAGCTCGCCACGGCGGACCTCGTGCGGCCCGATCACCTCCTCGGCGCTCATCCGGTGACGCAGGACGGCGTGGAGGGCGTGCGCTTCGCCGTGTGGGCACCGAACGCGCAACACGTCAGCGTGGTGGGCGACTTCAACGGCTGGAACGGCTTCGACAACGCGATGGAGCGGCTGGACTTCGGGTACTGGGGGGCGTTCGTGCCCGCCGCGCGGCACGGGCAGCGGTATAAGTTCCGGGTGACGGGCGCGGACGGGCGCACCGTGGACAAGATGGACCCCTACGGCAGCTTCTTCGAGGTGCGGCCCCTCACCGCGAGCATCGTCTGGGACCAGCCCTTTACGTGGACGGACCACACCTGGATGCAGGAGCGGCGGGCCGGATACGACCGCCCCATCTCCGTGTACGAGGTCCACGTGGAGTCGTGGGCGCGACGCGAGGACGGCTGGTTCCTGAACTACCGCGACCTCGCGCACCGCCTCGCGGAGTACGTGGGCTACCTGGGCTACACCCACGTCGAGCTGATGGGCGTGATGGAACACCCCTTCGACGGCTCGTGGGGCTATCAGGTCACGGGCTACTACGCCCCGACGAGCCGGATGGGCAGCCCGGAGGACTTCAAGTACCTCGTCAACCACCTCCACGAGAAAGGGATCGGCGTGTACCTCGATTGGGTGCCCGGCCACTTCCCGACCGACGAGGTGGGGCTGGCACACTACGACGGCGGGCCGCTGTTCGAGTACGCCGATCCGCGCAAGGGCTTCCACAACGACTGGAACACCTACATCTTCGACTACGGGCGCAACGAGGTCGTGATGTTCCTGATCGGCTCGGCGCTCAAATGGCTCCAGGACTTCCACATCGACGGGCTGCGGGTGGACGCGGTGGCCTCGATGCTGTACCTCGACTTCTCGCGGACCGAGTGGGTGCCCAACATCCACGGCGGGCGTGAGAATCTGGAGGCCATCGCCTTCCTCAAGCGGCTGAACGAGGTCACGCACCACATGGCTCCCGGCAGCGTCACCATCGCGGAGGAGAGCACGGCCTTTTCCGGCGTGACGACGCCGACGCCGCACGGCCTGGGCTTCGACTACAAGTGGGCGATGGGCTGGATGAACGACACCCTGCGCTACTTCGAGGAGGACCCCCTGTGGCGCAAGTACCACCACCACGCGCTGACCTTTTTCAACGTGTACCGCGCGACCGAGAACTACGTCCTCGCCATCAGCCACGATGAGGTCGTCCACCTCAAGAAGTCCATGATCATGAAGATGCCGGGCGACTGGTACGCCCAGCGCGCGAACTACCGCGCCTTCCTGGCGATGATGTGGACCACGCCGGGCAAGAAGCTCCTCTTCATGGGGCAGGAGTTCGCCCAGCCGACCGAGTGGAACCACGAGGGGCAACTGCCCTGGCACCTCGCCGACGTGCCCGACCACCGGGGCATCCTGAACCTCGTGCGGCGGCTCAACGAGCTGTACGTGGGGCGGCCCGACTGGCACACGGGCGACGTGGGGTCCGAGGGGCAGGTGTGGGTGAGCGGCGACGACGCCGACAACAGCGTGTACGCCTACATCCGCCGCGATCCGCAGGGGACGGCCTGGAGCCTCGTCGTCGCCAACCTGACCCCGGTGTACCGCGACCTGTACCCGGTCGGCGTTCCCCAGGCGGGCGAGTACCGGATGCTCCTCTCCACCGACGACGGCGAGTACGGTGGCTTCGGGACCCAGCAGCCCGACCTGACCACGAAGGAGCAAGGTTGGAACGGCCAGCCGTACCACCTGCGCCTCAACCTCCCGCCCACCAGCGTGCTCGTGCTGGAGCCGGTGGGGAAGACCGAGGAGGTGCCCACCGAGGGGCAGACGAAGGGCCAGACGCCAGAACCCCAGGCCCGCGAGGAAGTTGCCGACCCCGAGTTGAAGGAGACCTCGCCGCCCGTCACGCCCCCCACCGGCGACGACCGTTGA
- a CDS encoding FAD:protein FMN transferase produces MGTPSLLARLVRRLVPPFRLRNVYERVLGTELEMQVVADTRAQAQEAERAALNEIDRLTLVLNRFDSQSEFRRWQARPGERVALGLDLLRVLRAADHWREATGGAFHPGADAFGELWGRAEGTGSGPDAAELAALAGRLREAPWTLYPDDTATLHATSPLGLNALAKGDVVDRAAEAAFALPGVRAVLVNVGGDLRTLGGTGLTVAVADPFSARDDLPPLCRVHVRNGALATSGDARRGYRVGGTWYSHLLDPRTGWPLSGVPGVTVTAPDCLTADALATALSVLDVPGGLALADATPGAAALIVTRDGGRHRSGSWLEVAAS; encoded by the coding sequence GTGGGCACCCCTTCCCTCCTCGCCCGGCTGGTGCGGCGGCTGGTCCCGCCCTTCCGCCTCCGCAACGTCTACGAGCGCGTGCTGGGCACGGAATTGGAGATGCAGGTCGTGGCGGACACGCGCGCTCAGGCGCAAGAGGCCGAACGCGCCGCGCTGAACGAGATCGACCGCCTGACCCTCGTGCTGAACCGCTTCGACTCGCAGAGCGAGTTCCGGCGCTGGCAGGCCCGGCCCGGTGAGCGGGTGGCGCTCGGCCTGGACCTCCTGCGCGTGTTGAGGGCGGCGGACCACTGGCGGGAGGCGACCGGAGGCGCATTTCACCCTGGCGCGGACGCCTTCGGTGAGCTGTGGGGGCGGGCGGAGGGGACAGGGAGTGGGCCGGACGCCGCCGAGCTTGCGGCCCTCGCCGGGCGGTTGCGGGAAGCGCCGTGGACCCTCTACCCGGACGACACGGCCACTCTTCACGCCACATCTCCGCTGGGATTGAACGCGCTGGCGAAGGGGGATGTCGTGGACCGGGCCGCCGAGGCCGCATTCGCCTTGCCGGGCGTGCGGGCCGTCCTCGTCAACGTCGGGGGCGACCTCCGTACCCTCGGTGGGACCGGGTTGACGGTCGCCGTCGCTGACCCCTTCAGCGCGCGGGACGACCTGCCGCCCCTGTGCCGTGTCCATGTGCGGAACGGTGCCCTCGCCACCAGCGGGGACGCGCGGCGCGGCTACCGGGTTGGGGGGACGTGGTATTCCCACCTCCTCGATCCGCGCACGGGCTGGCCCCTATCAGGCGTGCCCGGCGTGACCGTCACCGCCCCCGACTGCCTCACCGCCGACGCGCTCGCCACGGCCCTCAGCGTGCTGGACGTGCCGGGGGGACTGGCCCTCGCCGACGCCACCCCCGGCGCGGCGGCGTTGATCGTCACGCGGGACGGTGGGCGGCACCGCAGCGGGAGTTGGCTAGAAGTCGCTGCCTCTTAA
- a CDS encoding DUF2271 domain-containing protein produces MTHDTRRSALRKLATAGAALLLSRVVPAGAAATTPATTKRWAAGQALDISFTVATQAGGRVKRPYVAVWIENGQGQSVRTLTVWVQTSRPGPRWIPDLRRWYRANSELVDTVSSATRNPGTYAVAWDGKTDRGALVPQGDYYVCIETAREHGPYSLVREKVTVAATAFKKTLTADNDIEAASVSFGRA; encoded by the coding sequence GTGACCCACGACACCCGCCGTTCCGCCCTGCGCAAGCTCGCCACCGCCGGGGCCGCCCTCCTGCTCTCCCGCGTCGTGCCCGCCGGGGCCGCCGCGACCACGCCCGCCACGACAAAGCGGTGGGCGGCGGGGCAGGCGCTGGACATCTCCTTCACGGTCGCCACGCAGGCGGGGGGCCGCGTCAAGCGTCCCTACGTCGCCGTGTGGATCGAGAACGGGCAGGGCCAGTCCGTCCGCACCCTCACCGTCTGGGTGCAGACGAGTCGGCCTGGGCCGCGCTGGATTCCCGACCTGCGCCGCTGGTACCGCGCCAACAGCGAACTCGTGGACACCGTGAGCAGCGCCACCCGCAACCCCGGCACGTACGCCGTCGCCTGGGACGGCAAGACCGACCGGGGTGCGCTCGTCCCGCAGGGCGACTACTACGTGTGCATCGAGACCGCCCGCGAACACGGCCCCTACAGCCTCGTCCGGGAGAAGGTGACGGTGGCCGCCACCGCCTTCAAGAAGACGTTGACGGCGGACAACGACATCGAGGCGGCGAGTGTCTCTTTCGGCAGAGCCTGA
- a CDS encoding PepSY-associated TM helix domain-containing protein — protein sequence MVRRPRSLRARTHVWLRWLHTYTSMISLLVVLFFSLTGITLNHPDWAFGGAETRREVTGTLPAGWIRGEEVNWLLVAEELRAQQGVKGRAGDTRVDGEEASLSFRAPGYSADAFIETATGRYTLNVEAQGAVAVLNDLHRGRDSGGAWAWLIDVSGVFLTVVSLTGLGILLYLRKTRVKALAAMLAAGALVVVLARLAIT from the coding sequence GTGGTTCGCCGTCCCCGCTCTCTCCGTGCCCGAACCCACGTCTGGCTGCGCTGGCTGCACACCTACACGAGCATGATCAGCCTCCTCGTGGTGCTGTTCTTCAGCCTCACGGGCATCACCCTCAACCACCCCGACTGGGCTTTCGGCGGGGCCGAGACACGCCGGGAGGTGACGGGCACCCTGCCCGCCGGGTGGATTCGCGGCGAGGAGGTGAACTGGCTGCTCGTCGCCGAGGAGTTGCGCGCCCAGCAAGGAGTGAAGGGCCGGGCCGGGGATACCCGCGTGGACGGCGAGGAGGCCAGCCTGTCCTTCCGCGCGCCGGGCTACAGCGCGGACGCCTTTATCGAGACGGCGACCGGGCGCTACACGCTGAACGTGGAGGCGCAGGGGGCCGTGGCGGTTCTCAACGACCTGCACCGGGGCCGCGATTCGGGCGGCGCGTGGGCGTGGCTGATCGACGTGAGCGGCGTGTTCCTGACCGTCGTGTCGCTGACTGGCCTGGGCATCCTGCTGTATCTCAGGAAGACCCGCGTCAAGGCGCTGGCCGCGATGCTGGCCGCCGGGGCGCTCGTCGTGGTCCTCGCCCGGCTCGCCATCACCTGA
- the trpE gene encoding anthranilate synthase component I, with the protein MTRTAQAPTQSPSLPRPSLAVAVHELNADLDTPVTAYLKVARGHAASFLLESVEAGEKLGRYSFIGVGESGRFTFRGGRVTTTGTFGSFDGPEADPLARLYHATTRPAPLPPGLPAFVGGAVGYAAYDLIRSYERLPDTNPDELDVPDALFIVPEGVVIYDHLRHRLIAVATAERQEEADATVGELTARLRGPLQGEVPGREPTSAPHFTSNFTPQGYMDAVERSLEYIRAGDIFQVVPSQRFSAELETHPFALYRALRRVNPSPYLGYLALGDVTLVASSPESLLRSDGHSVVTRPIAGTRPRGGTPEADEALAAELLADEKERAEHLMLVDLGRNDLGRVSGYGTVRVRDAFSVERYSHVMHIVSTVTGELRDGQTPLHALASVLPMGTVSGAPKIRAMEIIDELEPVRRGPYGGAFGYIAFDGSLDMALTLRTMVIAGGRVHIQAGAGIVADSDPASEELETRNKAAALMRAVEMAAGGL; encoded by the coding sequence ATGACCCGCACCGCCCAAGCCCCCACCCAGTCCCCGTCCCTGCCCCGCCCGTCCCTCGCCGTCGCCGTCCACGAGCTGAACGCCGACCTCGATACGCCCGTCACCGCGTACCTCAAGGTGGCGCGCGGGCACGCCGCCAGCTTCCTGCTGGAGAGCGTGGAGGCGGGCGAGAAACTGGGCCGCTACTCCTTCATCGGCGTGGGCGAATCGGGGCGCTTCACGTTCCGGGGGGGGCGGGTGACGACGACCGGGACGTTCGGAAGCTTCGACGGCCCGGAGGCCGACCCCCTCGCCCGGCTGTATCACGCGACGACTCGCCCGGCCCCGTTGCCCCCCGGCCTGCCCGCCTTCGTCGGCGGCGCGGTCGGCTACGCCGCCTACGACCTCATCCGCTCTTACGAACGCCTCCCCGACACCAACCCCGACGAGCTGGACGTGCCCGACGCCCTCTTCATCGTGCCGGAGGGAGTCGTGATCTACGACCACCTGCGCCACCGCCTGATCGCCGTCGCCACCGCCGAGCGCCAGGAGGAGGCCGACGCGACCGTGGGGGAGCTGACCGCCCGCCTGCGCGGTCCCCTGCAAGGCGAGGTGCCCGGACGCGAGCCGACCTCCGCCCCCCACTTCACGAGCAATTTCACCCCGCAGGGCTACATGGACGCGGTGGAGAGAAGTCTGGAGTACATCCGCGCCGGGGACATCTTTCAGGTCGTGCCCTCGCAACGCTTCAGCGCGGAGTTGGAAACACACCCCTTCGCCCTCTACCGCGCCCTGCGGCGGGTGAATCCCAGCCCCTACCTCGGCTACCTCGCCCTCGGGGACGTGACGCTGGTGGCCTCCAGCCCCGAGAGCCTGCTGCGGAGCGACGGCCACAGCGTCGTCACCCGCCCCATCGCCGGAACCCGTCCGCGCGGCGGCACCCCCGAGGCCGACGAGGCGCTCGCCGCCGAACTCCTCGCCGACGAGAAGGAGCGGGCCGAACACCTGATGCTCGTGGACCTCGGGCGCAACGACCTCGGGCGGGTGAGCGGCTACGGCACGGTGCGGGTGCGGGACGCCTTCTCGGTCGAACGCTACAGCCACGTCATGCACATCGTCTCCACCGTGACGGGCGAGCTGCGGGACGGCCAGACGCCCCTGCACGCCCTCGCCTCCGTCCTGCCGATGGGCACGGTGTCGGGTGCCCCCAAGATTCGCGCGATGGAGATCATCGACGAACTCGAACCCGTCCGGCGCGGCCCTTACGGCGGCGCGTTCGGCTACATCGCCTTCGATGGCAGCCTCGACATGGCCCTCACCCTGCGGACGATGGTGATTGCGGGTGGGAGGGTCCACATTCAAGCCGGTGCGGGCATCGTGGCCGACAGCGACCCGGCGAGCGAGGAACTGGAGACGCGGAATAAAGCGGCGGCGCTGATGCGGGCGGTGGAGATGGCGGCGGGGGGGCTGTGA
- a CDS encoding tautomerase family protein, with the protein MAQVKIYGHAAHLAEYRETLSNAIHRAAVQTLGLPDDKRFHRFFPLDEANFVHPADRTSRYTILEIHLFTGRTPETLRAFLRALQSEVTLAAGLHPNDLEIVLLETPPSRWGIRGQLGDELKLSYEVNK; encoded by the coding sequence ATGGCCCAGGTCAAAATTTACGGTCACGCGGCCCACCTCGCTGAATACCGGGAAACTCTGTCGAACGCTATCCACCGCGCCGCCGTGCAGACGCTGGGGCTGCCAGACGACAAGCGTTTTCACCGCTTCTTCCCCTTGGATGAGGCCAACTTTGTTCACCCTGCCGACCGGACTTCCCGTTACACCATCCTCGAAATCCACCTGTTCACGGGACGCACGCCGGAGACCCTGCGGGCCTTTCTCCGCGCCCTGCAAAGCGAGGTCACGCTTGCCGCCGGGCTTCATCCCAACGATCTGGAAATCGTGCTGCTCGAAACGCCCCCAAGTCGTTGGGGCATTCGTGGGCAACTCGGCGACGAGCTGAAACTGAGTTACGAGGTCAACAAGTGA
- a CDS encoding anthranilate synthase component II, with the protein MNTPLPIRILLIDNYDSFTYNLVQYFGELGCDLTVWRNDAFTLDDVRALNPDAIVVSPGPCTPLEAGMSVEVVRELGPQFPTLGVCLGHQSIGEAFGASVGRAVLPVHGKTSLVRHDGSGLFAGLGNDVRVTRYHSLVVRDLPPELVPVAWTTDPAEEVLMALRHRDYPVFGVQFHPESIATEGGMAMLRNFLGVVREHRKQIQKETA; encoded by the coding sequence GTGAACACGCCCCTCCCCATCCGAATCCTCCTCATCGACAACTACGACTCCTTCACCTACAACCTCGTCCAGTATTTCGGCGAGTTGGGCTGTGACCTGACGGTATGGCGGAACGACGCCTTTACCCTCGACGATGTGCGCGCTCTCAACCCCGACGCCATCGTCGTTTCCCCCGGTCCCTGCACGCCGCTGGAGGCGGGGATGAGCGTGGAGGTCGTGCGCGAACTTGGGCCGCAGTTCCCCACGCTCGGTGTCTGCCTCGGCCACCAGAGCATCGGAGAGGCGTTCGGGGCCAGCGTCGGGCGGGCCGTGCTGCCCGTCCACGGCAAGACGAGCCTCGTGCGGCACGACGGCTCCGGCCTCTTCGCGGGCCTCGGCAATGATGTGCGCGTGACCCGCTACCACTCCCTCGTCGTGCGCGACCTGCCACCCGAACTCGTGCCCGTGGCGTGGACGACCGACCCCGCCGAGGAGGTGCTGATGGCCCTGCGCCACCGCGACTACCCCGTCTTCGGCGTGCAATTTCACCCGGAAAGCATCGCCACCGAGGGCGGGATGGCGATGCTGCGGAACTTCCTGGGCGTGGTGCGCGAGCATCGGAAGCAAATTCAAAAGGAGACCGCGTGA
- the trpD gene encoding anthranilate phosphoribosyltransferase codes for MHARLMNGEVLTQPEAAAFMRQVMDGDVSGVRLAAALAALRVRGETPEEIAGFAQAMREHAVRVEVEPRDVLLDVVGTGGDGAHTFNISTTTAFVVAAAGVTVAKHGNRAASSRAGSADVLESLGVNLDASPEVVAEGINRLGIGFMFARNYHPALRHAAPVRADLAARTVFNILGPLSNPAGATHLVVGVFKPELTRTLAEVLRLLGARGATVVHGDGLDEFTVCGENTVTGLRDSEVIDRTFHPEEAGLGLHPREAIVGGTPAENAEITRALLTGGGTPAQRDIVALNAGAALRTAGRVGTIREGVVQAREVMASGAAWDLLERYAVHTRRRAD; via the coding sequence ATGCACGCCCGCCTGATGAACGGCGAAGTCCTCACCCAGCCCGAGGCGGCGGCCTTCATGCGGCAGGTCATGGACGGCGACGTGAGCGGCGTGCGCCTCGCGGCGGCGCTGGCGGCCCTGCGGGTGCGCGGCGAGACGCCGGAGGAAATTGCGGGCTTTGCCCAGGCCATGCGCGAACACGCGGTCCGGGTGGAGGTCGAGCCGCGCGACGTGCTTCTCGACGTGGTGGGCACGGGCGGCGACGGGGCGCACACCTTCAACATCTCCACGACGACCGCCTTCGTGGTCGCGGCGGCGGGCGTGACGGTCGCCAAGCACGGCAACCGCGCCGCGAGCAGCCGGGCGGGAAGCGCGGACGTGCTCGAATCCCTCGGCGTCAATCTCGACGCCTCCCCGGAGGTCGTGGCCGAGGGCATCAACCGCCTCGGCATCGGCTTCATGTTCGCGCGCAACTATCACCCGGCGCTGCGGCACGCCGCCCCCGTCCGCGCCGACCTCGCTGCCCGCACGGTGTTCAATATCCTCGGGCCGCTCTCCAATCCCGCTGGGGCCACCCACCTCGTCGTCGGCGTCTTCAAGCCGGAGTTGACGCGCACACTTGCGGAGGTGCTGCGGCTACTGGGGGCACGGGGCGCGACCGTCGTTCACGGCGATGGGCTGGACGAGTTCACCGTCTGCGGCGAGAACACCGTCACCGGCCTGCGGGACAGCGAGGTGATCGACCGCACCTTCCACCCGGAGGAGGCAGGGCTGGGCCTGCACCCCCGCGAGGCCATTGTGGGCGGCACCCCCGCCGAGAACGCGGAGATCACCCGCGCCCTGCTGACGGGGGGCGGCACTCCGGCCCAGCGGGACATCGTGGCGCTCAACGCGGGGGCGGCCCTGCGGACGGCGGGACGGGTGGGCACCATCCGGGAGGGCGTGGTCCAGGCCCGAGAGGTCATGGCGAGTGGCGCGGCGTGGGACCTGCTGGAGCGGTATGCGGTGCATACGCGGCGGCGGGCGGACTGA
- a CDS encoding Lrp/AsnC family transcriptional regulator — MKQHGGSLDPLDHRILEELQTDSRLSMRELGRRVGLSAPAVTERVRRLEDAGVILGYGVRVASKPLGRTITAFIGVQDSGRNDPTLVRWAKKHDGVLECHSVTGDNSCILKVAVPDVGALETMLSDLIAMGFTCDTSIVLSTPLEGKVLLPPR, encoded by the coding sequence ATGAAGCAGCACGGCGGCAGCCTCGACCCGCTCGATCACCGCATTCTGGAGGAACTTCAGACCGACTCGCGCCTGAGCATGAGGGAACTCGGACGGCGCGTCGGCCTTTCTGCGCCCGCCGTGACCGAGCGGGTGCGGCGGCTGGAGGACGCGGGCGTGATTCTGGGCTACGGGGTGCGGGTGGCGAGCAAACCGCTGGGCCGCACGATCACCGCCTTCATCGGCGTGCAGGACTCCGGGCGCAACGACCCGACGCTGGTGCGGTGGGCGAAGAAGCATGACGGCGTGCTGGAGTGCCACAGCGTCACCGGGGACAACTCGTGCATCCTGAAAGTCGCCGTGCCCGACGTGGGGGCGCTCGAAACCATGCTGAGCGACCTCATTGCGATGGGCTTTACCTGCGACACGAGCATCGTGCTGAGTACGCCGCTGGAGGGGAAGGTGCTGCTGCCGCCGAGGTGA